In Bosea sp. PAMC 26642, the DNA window AGGTGGCGAACATCGTTGGAACACGATCGGCATGATCGACACGCATCTATTGCTTGTCGTCGTCCATACCGACCGAAATGACTGCTTGATCGAAGTCCTGCGTATCATTTCAGCCCGCCCGGCCGACAGGAAGGAGAAGCGACGTTATGAGCAAGATAGTCAGATATGAGTTCGACCTCGCCAATCCTCCGGCTCTCACGCCCGAGCAACTGGCCGAGATCGAAGCCCTGAAGAACAGGCCTGACAGCGAAATCGACTACTCCGACATCCCGCCGCTCGATGACAAATTTTGGGCCAACGCCGTGCGTAATCCCTATCTCGGCCCCGATCGCAAGGGCACGCGGAAGGCGGGCTAACGCCATCCCTCAACGCCCCGCCTCGGCCTTCACCTGATCCAGCAACTCGCGCACCTTCGAGCCCTGCATCGCCTGGATGTCGTCCTGGTATTTCAGCAGCGCGCCCAGCGTATCCGAAACCAGCGCCGGATCGAGGGCGACTGCGTCGAGTTCCACCAAAGCGCTCGCCCAGTCGAGCGTTTCGGCGACGCCGGGCGCCTTGAACAGCTCCTCCTTGCGGATCGCCTGCACGAAAGCCACGACCTGCTTCGCCAGTTTGGCCGGCGCCTGCGGCGCGCGCGCCTTCAGGATGGCGAGTTCCCGTGCCGCATCGGGATAACCGACCCAGTGATACAGGCAGCGCCGCTTCAGCGCGTCGTGGATCTCCCGCGTCCGGTTCGAGGTCAGGATCACGATCGGGGGCTCGGCCGCCTTTATCGTGCCCAGCTCCGGGATCGTCACCTGCGAATCCGCCAGAACCTCGAGCAGGAAGGCCTCGAAGGCCTCGTCCGTACGGTCGAGTTCGTCGATCAGCAGGATGGGCGGCCCGCCCTCCTGCGGCTCCAGTGCCTGCAGCAGCGGCCGTTTGACGAGGTATCTCTCCGAGAAGACGTCGCTTTCCAAACGCTCGCGGTCACCACTTGTGCCGCCGGCCTCCGCCAACCGGATCGCCATCATCTGCCCGGCATAGTTCCATTCGTAGACGGCAGACGCCAGATCGAGCCCCTCATAGCATTGCAGCCGGATCAGCTTGCGCCCGAGCGCCACCGAAAGCGTCTTGGCGATCTCGGTCTTGCCAGTGCCGGCCTCGCCCTCCAGCAGCAGCGGCCGCTTCATGCGCAAGGCGAGGAACAGCACGGTCGCAAGCGAGCGGTCGGCGACATAGCCTTGAGACTGCAGCAGGGCCAGCGTGGCGTCGATGGAAGCGGGAACGGCAGAGGGCATGACAACTCGCGTCATGCTCGGGCTTGACCCGAGCATCTCATAGGAATGAGTCGTAGCTAGTCTTGGGACGGATGCTCGGGTCAAGCCCGAGCATGACGTCGCAGATGATCGCGCCTACCGCCCCACCGCCTGCGCCACCGCCTGCTTCGCCATCACGCCGATCAGATGGGCGCGGTATTCTGCGTCGGCGTGCATGTCGGCATTGATGTTCTGGGCCGAGGCCTTGACGCCATCGAGCGATTTCGGCGCGAAGCGGACCCTCAGCGCTGCTTCGCCTTCGGGCCAGCGGAACACGCCGCTCGCTCCGGCGCCGGTCACCGCGACCCGGATATCGGCGCCGCGCTTGGCGACGAAGACCCCGACCAGCGCATAGCGCGAGGCGGGATTCCGAAATTTCGCATAGCCGGCCCTGGAGGCGAGCGGGAACGCGATCCTGGTGATGATCTCGCCTTCGTCCAGCGCCGTCTCGTAGAGACCGGTGAAGAAGTCGTCGGCGAAGAGCTTGCGCCTGTTGGTGATGATCGTTGCGCCGAGCGCGAGGCAGGCGGCAGGGTAATCGGCCGCCGGATCGTTGTTGGCCACCGAGCCCCCGATGGTGCCGCGATGGCGCACATGCGGATCGCCGATATGCGAGGCGAGATAGGCCAGGCCCGGAATGGCCTCCTGCACGAGCGTCGATTCAGCGACCTCGGCATGGGTCGCCATCGCGCCGATGACGATGGTGCGGCCCTTGCGGGCGATGCCCTTGAGATCCGCGCAGGCGCCGAGATCGATCAGCGCGCTGGGCGCCGCGAGCCGCTGCTTCATCGTCGGCAAAAGCGTGTGCCCGCCGGCCAGCAGCTTGGCGTCCTCCTTCTTGGCAAGGAGACCTGCGGCCTGCCGGGCCGTGGCGGGGCGGTGAAAGGTGAAGGCGTACATGGGCTTGATCCCTTGCTGAAATACGCGGGAGTCATCCCGGCCGGAGCGAAGCGGAGAGCCGGGATCCATTCCGGAACGAGTCAGGAATGGATCCCAGATCGGCGCTGCTTCGCAGCTTGTCCGGGATGACGGAGGAAACTACTCGGCAGCCATTCTCTTGATGCTCTTCTGCGCCGCGCGCCACACGGCCTGCGGCGTCGCCGGCATGGCGATATCCTCATGGCCGAGCGCGTCGGTGATGGCGTTGATCACGGCCGGCGGCGACGCGATCGCGCCCGCCTCGCCGCAGCCCTTGATGCCGAGCGGGTTGGACGGACATGGCGTCACCGTCATGCCCACCTGAAAGGACGGAAGATCGTCGGCGCGGGGCATGGCGTAATCCATGAAGCTCGCCGTCAGCAGCTGTCCTTCGGCGTCATAGCGTGCCCCTTCGAGCAGCGCCTGGCCGACGCCCTGGGCGATGCCGCCATGCACCTGCCCCTCGACGATCATCGGGTTGATGACGTTGCCGAAATCATCGACCGCCGCCCAGCGCTCGATTGTCGTGATGCCGGTCTCGGGATCGATCTCGAGTTCGCAGATATGGACGCCGGCCGGGAAGGTGAAGTTGGTCGGGTCATAGAAGGCGCCCTCCTTCAGCCCCGGCTCCAGATCCTGCCCGTTGAACTTGTGGGCGACATAGGCCTGAAGCGCACACGACCCGAAATCGAGCGTCCTGTCGGTGCCCTTCACCCTGAAGTGACCCTCAGTGAAATCGATGTCGGCCTCGTCGGCCTCCAGCACATAGGCCGCGACCTTCTTGCCTTTGGCGATGACCTTGTCGACAGCCTTGAAGATCGCCGACATACCGACGGCGCCCGAGCGCGAGCCGTATGTGCCCATGCCCATCTGCACCTTGTCGGTGTCGCCATGGATGATCGAGACATTGTCGATCGGGATGCCGAGCCGGTCGGAGACGAGCTGGGCGAAGGTCGTCTCATGGCCCTGGCCGTGGCTGTGCGAGCCGGTCAGCACCTCGACCGTCCCGACAGGATTGACGCGCACCTCCGCCGATTCCCACAAGCCGACGCCGGCGCCGAGCGACCCGACCGCTGCCGAGGGCGCGATGCCGCAAGCCTCGATATAGGAGGAGAAGCCGATGCCGCGCAGCTTGCCGTTGCGGGCGGAGTCGCGCTTGCGCTTGCCGATGCCCTTGTAGTCGATGATCTCCAGCGCCTTCTTCAGCGCAGCGCCGTAATTGCCGGCGTCGTACATCATGATCACCGGCGTCTGGTGCGGGAATTTCCTGATGTAGTTCTGCATCCGGAACTTGGCTGGGTCTTTGCCGAGTTCACGCGCCGCGACCTCGACCAGCCGCTCGACCACGAAGGTCGCCTCCGGCCGTCCCGCGCCGCGATAGGCATCGACCGGCGCAGTGTTGGTGTAGACCGCGTCGACCTCGGCATAGATCGCCGGAATGTCGTAGGAGCCCGAGAGCAGCGGCGCGTAGAGATAGGTCGGCACCGACGAAGAGAAGGTCGACAGATAGGCGCCGAGATTGGCCGTGGTCTTGACGCGCAGCGCCGTGATCTTGCCGTCCGCATCGGTCGCGAGTTCGGCATGGGTGACGTGGTCCCGTCCATGCGCATCGGAGAGGAAGGCCTCGGTCCGGTCGGCATTCCACTTCACCGGCCGGCCGACTTTTTTGGCCGCCCAGACGCAGACCGTTTCCTCGGCATAGATGAAAATCTTCGAGCCGAAGCCACCGCCGACATCGGGCGCGATCACGCGCAGCTTGTTCTCCGGCGCGATCCCGATGAAGGCCGAGAGCACGAGGCGCGCGACATGCGGGTTCTGGCTTGTGGTGTAGAGCGTGAACTGCCCCTCGCCCTGGTCGTAGTCGCCGACGGCCGCGCGCGGCTCCATCGCATTCGGCACCAGCCGGTTGTTGACGATGTCGAGCTTCGTGACGTGCTTTGCCACCGCGAAGGCCTTCTCGGTCTCGTCCTTGTTGCCGAGATGCCAGTTGAACACGGTGTTGTCGGGCGCCTCGGCATGGACGACCGTCTTGGCGCCCGCCGCACTGGCGGTGTCGACGACAGCAGGAAGCACGCCGTAATTGACGACGATCGCCTCCGAGGCGTCACGTGCCTGCGCCAGCGTCTCGGCCACGATCACGCAGACATGGTCGCCGACATAGCGCACCTTGCCTTGCGCCAGCGCCGGATGGGCGCCCGCCCGCATCGGCGAGCCATCCTTGTTGTGGATCATCCAGCCGCAGATCAGCCCGCCGACCTTGTCGGCCGTGAGATCGTCGCCGGTGAAGATGCCCAGCACGCCGGGCATGGCTGCGGCAGCCGCCGTATCGATCGACTTGATGGTGGCGTGAGCATGAGGCGACCGCAGGAAATAGGCATAAGCCTGGCCGGGCCGGTTGATATCGTCGGTATAGCGGCCCTGCCCGGTGATGTAGCGATGATCTTCCTTGCGACGGACCGAGGCGCCGATTCCGGTTGCGGACATGGTGGTTCCTCCTCAGCGCGCCTCTGACGGGCACGTCATGACCTCAAGACAAGGCCCGCACGGGATAGCGCGGGCCGCAGCGTCTCACTCGCAGGCCCTTCACTCAGCCGCCTGGCGAGGCGGTTCCTTCTTGTCCATCGCCTGCCCGCCCATCGCCTCGGCTCCGGCGGCGACGGCCTTGATGATGTTGTGGTAGCCCGTGCAGCGGCAGATGTTGCCGTCGAGGTCCTCGCGGATCGTCTTTTCGTCCAGCACGCTGCCGCGCCGGTTCACGATATCGACGGAGGACATAATCATGCCGGGGGTGCAGAAGCCGCATTGCAGGCCGTGATGCTCGCGAAAGGCCTCCTGCATCGGGTGTAGCGTGCCGTTCACGGCCAGCCCCTCGATCGTCATCACCGAGGCACCCTCGAGCGAGACCGCCAGAATCGTGCAGGCCTTCACCGCCTTGCCGTCGACATGCACCACGCAGGCGCCGCACTGGCTGGTGTCGCAACCGACATGCGTTCCCGTCAGGCGAAGGTTCTCGCGCAGGAATTGAACCAGCAATGTCCGGGGGTCGATCGTGCCGGTGACGGCTTTGCCGTTCACCGTCATGGAAACTAGGGCCATGGGCATTCCTCCTTTAACCCGGGTCTCGCGCCCGGCTTGAGACGTCGCGTCGGCCGTTGCGCTTGAAGCCTCTCGTCGAACCACCGGTTCGAAAAGAGTCAGCTTTTCCTTGGAACAGCTCGAAAGGGAATGTGGACCCGCGATTTTGTGCGGTCAAGCGGCGGTGGATTCCGACAACAGCGCGTTTGATTGCGTTTTCCGCGCGTTTTTGCGCGCTCGCATCGTTCAAGCCCATATGCCCATGCGCGCGCAGCGCAACCGCCCGTGATACCCTTTGGACATTCTTAACGCGGTCCAACCAAGCTGAGCCGGCGTCGCGGTCGATCCGTCGGCGCCATGATGGGTTGGGCCGTGCTGTCGATCGATGACCAGATCCAACGCCGCTTGCGCACGATCGGCTATGGCGATGCGCAGCGCGCAAGGCTGCAATATCATCTCGCGATCGTCGATCGGGTGATCGATCGGATCATTGCCGAGGATTTCGAGCGAGCCTTCACGATCCATCCGATATTGCGCGACAGCGTCGAGCCTGTGGCCGACACGCTCTATCCGCTCGAAGCCAGCCACTTCAGGCTGCTTTTCGAAGGCGCCTTCGACAGCCGCTACAGCGAGTCGATCGACCGCCTGTGCCGTTTGGAGCGCAGCGCCAAGGTCGGCCCGCGTCCGCGGGTTTCCATCGCCCTGACCCTGATCAAGGAAATTCTGCTCGGGAGCCGCAAGGCCGCGATCCTGTCGCCGAAGCAGCTGAGACGCGACCTCTACATCATCGAACGTCTTCTCACCTACGACATCAACACGGCGATCACCCTCGATCGGGACATCGCAGCGGAAGAGGCCGGGCGCCGCGAGACGGCGCTCGACGAGGCCGCGGTGAGCCTGCGGGCACGGATCGGCACGCTCGACGCCACAATCAGCAGCGCAGTCGAACAGTTCGTCGCGACCTCGGCGGAAACCGCCGAGGCGACCGCCTTCATCAAGGAACAGGTCGGCGGAGTGGCGCGCGCTTCGGTGCTCGTCCGCGAAAAGGCGCTGCAGACAGCCGCCGCGACCGAGCAAATGTCGGCCAACATCGCCGAAATCGGCCAGCGGGCCCATCAGAGTCTGGCCATCGCGAACCGTGCAGTCGATGATGCGCAGGCGATGAACCTGGCTATCGCCCGGCTGCGCGACGTCACCGGGAGCATCGGCACGGTCGTCGGCCTGATCGCCGATATTGCCGCGCAGACCAATCTTCTGGCGCTGAACGCGACGATCGAGGCGGCCCGCGCCGGCGAGGCCGGTCGCGGGTTCGCGGTGGTGGCGGCCGAGGTCAAATCGCTGGCGACTCAGACGGCGAGCGCGACCCAGGACATCGCCAGCCAGATCGCCGAGCTCGCTGCCAGCGCTCAGGCCTGCAGCGCCCATGCGGCTTCGATCGGCGGGACGATCGGCGAGATCAGGCTGGATTCGCAGGCGATCTCGGACGCCGTCTTCCAGCAGGGTTCGGTCACGGCGACGATCGCCCGCGACGCGTCGGACGTGGCAGACAGCTCCGACGAGGCGATTTCGCGCGCCGACGCCGTCAATGGCAGCCTGGTCACGACGGCAAAGGCGTTGGAGCGCGCCAACCTTGCCGCCTCCGACATCGCGCTTCAGGTCGGAGCCGCGGAAGCCACCGTCGGCGAGGCGCTGGCGACGCTTCGCCGCGCATCCTGAGGCCCCGCTTCGTTCGCGGCGGCTCAGCCTTCGCTGACCGCCTTGGCGAAATTGGCGAAAAATTCGTCGGCCAGCTTCTTCGACACCGAATCGATCAGCCTTGCGCCGAGCTGCATCAGCTTGCCGCCGACCTGCGCCTCGACATCGTAGCGCAGCACGGTCTGTCCGCCGTCCACCTCGGTCAGCCCCACCTTCGCACCACCCTTGGCGAAACCGGCGATTCCGCCCTCGCCCTCGCCCTGGATCCGGTAGCCATTGGGCGGATCGAGATCGACGAGTTCGACCTTGCCCTTGAACGTCGCTTTCACCGGCCCGAGCTTGATCTTCACCACGGCCGAGAAATGCGTGTCGTCGTCCTTGTTGAGCTGTTCGCAACCGGGAATGCAGGCCTTCAGCACCTCGGCATCGTTTAGCTTGGCCCAGACCACCTCCTTGGAGGCCGGCAAGGTGACCTCGCCATTCATCGTCATCGCCATGGCGTCACTCCCTCGATCTCATCTGCAGCTCTCCGGCTCATGTTGCGGCCAGACCGGCCTCGGGTCTATCCAAGCATGAGCGGCCACTACCCATGATCGGAAAGCGGCGATGCGCACAAGGGATGATCGGTGACGATAGCCTGCAACCGCGCCCCGCGACGAGAGATGCGAGACTGGGAGGCGGCGCAAGCCCGGTATCGAGCGATTCTCGCCCCATGACGCGGCTCACCCCCGAGGAGCAGGCTATCGCCGGTGGCGCCCGGGGCGCCGGCGCCGCCATGGCGATGCGCATCGTCGCGGACTCGGCGAGGCTGATGGGTGCGCCCCGGCTGATCCCGGTCGCCTCGGCCCATATCGACGGCGCACTCTACCACGGTGATT includes these proteins:
- a CDS encoding BrnT family toxin, whose amino-acid sequence is MRFEWDPAKAESNARKHGIRFETATRVFADPLALTEYSGAEGGEHRWNTIGMIDTHLLLVVVHTDRNDCLIEVLRIISARPADRKEKRRYEQDSQI
- a CDS encoding AAA family ATPase, with product MPSAVPASIDATLALLQSQGYVADRSLATVLFLALRMKRPLLLEGEAGTGKTEIAKTLSVALGRKLIRLQCYEGLDLASAVYEWNYAGQMMAIRLAEAGGTSGDRERLESDVFSERYLVKRPLLQALEPQEGGPPILLIDELDRTDEAFEAFLLEVLADSQVTIPELGTIKAAEPPIVILTSNRTREIHDALKRRCLYHWVGYPDAARELAILKARAPQAPAKLAKQVVAFVQAIRKEELFKAPGVAETLDWASALVELDAVALDPALVSDTLGALLKYQDDIQAMQGSKVRELLDQVKAEAGR
- a CDS encoding FAD binding domain-containing protein, which codes for MYAFTFHRPATARQAAGLLAKKEDAKLLAGGHTLLPTMKQRLAAPSALIDLGACADLKGIARKGRTIVIGAMATHAEVAESTLVQEAIPGLAYLASHIGDPHVRHRGTIGGSVANNDPAADYPAACLALGATIITNRRKLFADDFFTGLYETALDEGEIITRIAFPLASRAGYAKFRNPASRYALVGVFVAKRGADIRVAVTGAGASGVFRWPEGEAALRVRFAPKSLDGVKASAQNINADMHADAEYRAHLIGVMAKQAVAQAVGR
- a CDS encoding xanthine dehydrogenase family protein molybdopterin-binding subunit, yielding MSATGIGASVRRKEDHRYITGQGRYTDDINRPGQAYAYFLRSPHAHATIKSIDTAAAAAMPGVLGIFTGDDLTADKVGGLICGWMIHNKDGSPMRAGAHPALAQGKVRYVGDHVCVIVAETLAQARDASEAIVVNYGVLPAVVDTASAAGAKTVVHAEAPDNTVFNWHLGNKDETEKAFAVAKHVTKLDIVNNRLVPNAMEPRAAVGDYDQGEGQFTLYTTSQNPHVARLVLSAFIGIAPENKLRVIAPDVGGGFGSKIFIYAEETVCVWAAKKVGRPVKWNADRTEAFLSDAHGRDHVTHAELATDADGKITALRVKTTANLGAYLSTFSSSVPTYLYAPLLSGSYDIPAIYAEVDAVYTNTAPVDAYRGAGRPEATFVVERLVEVAARELGKDPAKFRMQNYIRKFPHQTPVIMMYDAGNYGAALKKALEIIDYKGIGKRKRDSARNGKLRGIGFSSYIEACGIAPSAAVGSLGAGVGLWESAEVRVNPVGTVEVLTGSHSHGQGHETTFAQLVSDRLGIPIDNVSIIHGDTDKVQMGMGTYGSRSGAVGMSAIFKAVDKVIAKGKKVAAYVLEADEADIDFTEGHFRVKGTDRTLDFGSCALQAYVAHKFNGQDLEPGLKEGAFYDPTNFTFPAGVHICELEIDPETGITTIERWAAVDDFGNVINPMIVEGQVHGGIAQGVGQALLEGARYDAEGQLLTASFMDYAMPRADDLPSFQVGMTVTPCPSNPLGIKGCGEAGAIASPPAVINAITDALGHEDIAMPATPQAVWRAAQKSIKRMAAE
- a CDS encoding (2Fe-2S)-binding protein, yielding MALVSMTVNGKAVTGTIDPRTLLVQFLRENLRLTGTHVGCDTSQCGACVVHVDGKAVKACTILAVSLEGASVMTIEGLAVNGTLHPMQEAFREHHGLQCGFCTPGMIMSSVDIVNRRGSVLDEKTIREDLDGNICRCTGYHNIIKAVAAGAEAMGGQAMDKKEPPRQAAE
- a CDS encoding methyl-accepting chemotaxis protein, whose amino-acid sequence is MLSIDDQIQRRLRTIGYGDAQRARLQYHLAIVDRVIDRIIAEDFERAFTIHPILRDSVEPVADTLYPLEASHFRLLFEGAFDSRYSESIDRLCRLERSAKVGPRPRVSIALTLIKEILLGSRKAAILSPKQLRRDLYIIERLLTYDINTAITLDRDIAAEEAGRRETALDEAAVSLRARIGTLDATISSAVEQFVATSAETAEATAFIKEQVGGVARASVLVREKALQTAAATEQMSANIAEIGQRAHQSLAIANRAVDDAQAMNLAIARLRDVTGSIGTVVGLIADIAAQTNLLALNATIEAARAGEAGRGFAVVAAEVKSLATQTASATQDIASQIAELAASAQACSAHAASIGGTIGEIRLDSQAISDAVFQQGSVTATIARDASDVADSSDEAISRADAVNGSLVTTAKALERANLAASDIALQVGAAEATVGEALATLRRAS
- a CDS encoding SRPBCC family protein — its product is MAMTMNGEVTLPASKEVVWAKLNDAEVLKACIPGCEQLNKDDDTHFSAVVKIKLGPVKATFKGKVELVDLDPPNGYRIQGEGEGGIAGFAKGGAKVGLTEVDGGQTVLRYDVEAQVGGKLMQLGARLIDSVSKKLADEFFANFAKAVSEG